One window of the Zea mays cultivar B73 chromosome 3, Zm-B73-REFERENCE-NAM-5.0, whole genome shotgun sequence genome contains the following:
- the LOC109944873 gene encoding sialyltransferase-like protein 1 — translation MKRPLRRSFAVLIFVVLVGAASFSTALRRAVAPAPAWEPPPPRLNATLLRLAAADPSEASLRRDVDELLEGRLPASAARARAWRHDRLLHPLHLHRHHGLSLPRRGRRPDDDHDTLLHPLPRHEQLHIDPALRRDLSSWHRLRRYDPSVLGSLASLLSIPGRIPSCAVVGNSGILLRASHGDFIDSHAAVFRLNNARVSGYAAHVGSKTNFSFINSNILHLCARRPGCFCHPYGHGVPILLYICQAAHFLDVAACNATSSTRHGSPISVTDARLDVLCARIVKYYSLRRFVAETGRAPEEWDRAHDAAMFHYSSGMQAIMVAVGVCDRVSVFGFGKSSDAKHHYHSNQKAELDLHDYEAEYAFYHDLSEHPQVVPFLNDSGFAVPPVVFYR, via the coding sequence ATGAAGCGGCCGCTGCGGCGCTCCTTCGCGGTGCTCATCTTCGTCGTGCTCGTCGGCGCGGCCTCCTTCTCCACCGCGCTCCGTCGCGCCGTGGCGCCGGCGCCCGCGtgggagccgccgccgccgcgcctcaACGCCACGCTGCTCCGCCTGGCCGCAGCCGATCCCTCGGAGGCGTCGCTGCGGCGGGACGTGGACGAGCTCCTCGAGGGCCGCCTCCCGGCCTCCGCCGCGCGGGCCCGCGCGTGGCGTCACGACCGGCTCCTGCACCCGctccacctccaccgccaccacggcCTCTCGCTCCCGCGCCGCGGCCGCCGCccagacgacgaccacgacaccctGCTCCACCCGCTCCCGCGCCACGAGCAGCTCCACATCGACCCGGCCCTCCGCCGCGACCTCAGCTCCTGGCACCGCCTCCGCCGCTACGACCCCTCCGTCCTCGGCAGCCTCGCGTCCCTGCTCTCCATCCCCGGGCGCATCCCCTCCTGCGCCGTCGTCGGCAACAGCGGCATCCTCCTGCGCGCCAGCCACGGCGACTTCATCGACTCCCACGCCGCCGTCTTCCGCCTCAACAACGCCCGCGTCTCAGGCTACGCCGCGCACGTCGGCAGCAAGACcaacttctccttcatcaacagcAACATCCTCCACCTCTGCGCGCGCCGGCCCGGCTGCTTCTGCCACCCCTACGGCCACGGCGTCCCCATCCTGCTCTACATCTGCCAGGCCGCCCATTTCCTCGACGTCGCCGCCTGCAACGCCACCTCGTCCACCCGCCACGGCTCCCCCATCTCCGTCACCGACGCCCGCCTCgacgtcctctgcgcgcgcatcgTCAAGTACTACTCCCTCCGCCGATTCGTCGCCGAGACCGGCCGCGCGCCCGAGGAGTGGGACCGCGCGCACGACGCCGCCATGTTCCATTACTCGTCCGGGATGCAGGCCATCATGGTCGCGGTGGGAGTGTGTGACAGAGTCAGCGTGTTCGGCTTCGGCAAGTCTTCCGACGCCAAGCACCATTACCACAGCAACCAAAAGGCGGAGCTGGACCTCCACGACTACGAAGCGGAGTACGCTTTCTACCACGACCTCTCCGAGCATCCGCAGGTTGTCCCGTTCCTCAACGATTCCGGGTTCGCCGTCCCGCCCGTCGTCTTCTACCGTTAG
- the LOC100216828 gene encoding uncharacterized protein LOC100216828, translating into MGKSGKKPRESHRQGRGRRASHFCDEDDYDLPSSAYDATPRQNEESSEDNDDTSEATAEDEPERDTEAGEQDQWQGSMPSKFHLYQLSVQSPKGDISYLQKFFLMYVGGRAPLHLQEDFCGTALLSTEWIRTDARRTAIGLDLDLESLEWCLENNLSKIGADGYSRMLLFHGNVLQPMESRLVKQKFTNLVHGLDLNSNNGTGSNSCKQMGLADSKCLANLTMSEADFPARDIICAFNYSCCCLHSRKDLVLYFRHVRSVLSERGGIFVMDVYGGISSERKLRLQRKFPSFTYFWEQDEFDIISRQTRISLHFQGGKKQMMRYAFTYHWRLWSIPEIKDCLEEAGFKWVHVWMREMPNTQSGGNAKEYNANRDVKYEESQHFNQGDAWNAYVVGVANV; encoded by the exons ATGGGCAAAAGCGGAAAGAAACCGAGGGAATCGCACCGGCAGGGCCGCGGCCGGCGGGCGTCGCACTTCTGCGACGAGGACGACTACGACTTACCTTCGTCAGCCTACGATGCGACGCCGCGCCAAAACGAGGAATCCTCTGAAGACAACGACGACACCAGCGAAGCAACAGCGGAGGACGAACCAGAGAGGGATACGGAAGCAGGCGAGCAGGACCAATGGCAAGGATCAATGCCTTCCAAGTTTCACCTATACCAGCTCTCCGTGCAG TCGCCGAAGGGGGACATCAGCTACTTGCAGAAGTTCTTCCTGATGTATGTCGGCGGGCGCGCCCCTCTCCACCTGCAGGAGGATTTCTGTGGCACGGCCCTCCTCAG CACCGAGTGGATCCGTACTGATGCAAGAAGGACAGCAATTGGCTTAGACTTGGATCTTGAGTCACTTGAGTGGTGCCTTGAAAACAACCTAAGCAAGATTGGAGCTGATGGGTATTCAAGAATGTTGCTTTTCCATGGAAATGTTCTACAACCAATGGAATCCCGTCTTGTCAAGCAAAAGTTTACTAATCTTGTGCATGGTCTAGATTTGAACAGCAACAATGGCACAGGAAGTAACAGTTGCAAGCAGATGGGTCTTGCTGACTCGAAGTGCTTAGCCAATCTGACCATGTCAGAGGCAGATTTTCCTGCAAGGGATATTATCTGTGCATTCAACTACAGCTGCTGTTGCCTGCATAGTAGAAAGGACTTGGTTTTATATTTCAGGCATGTACGCAGTGTGCTCTCGGAAAGAGGTGGTATATTTGTAATGGATGTATATGGTGGCATATCATCTGAACGCAAGTTACGTCTCCAGCGGAAATTCCCCAGCTTCACG TATTTCTGGGAGCAAGATGAGTTTGATATCATCAGTCGCCAAACAAGGATCAGTCTCCACTTTCAAGGCGGAAAGAAACAGATGATGCGATATGCTTTCACATACCATTGGCGCCT ATGGTCGATTCCGGAGATCAAGGACTGCTTGGAGGAGGCTGGATTCAAGTGGGTCCACGTTTGGATGAGGGAGATGCCAAATACCCAGTCAGGTGGAAACGCCAAGGAGTATAACGCCAACCGGGACGTGAAGTACGAAGAATCGCAGCATTTCAACCAAGGAGATGCTTGGAACGCCTATGTCGTTGGAGTAGCAAATGTCTAG